Genomic segment of Plasmodium brasilianum strain Bolivian I chromosome 8, whole genome shotgun sequence:
TGAACATGtgaatatatgttcatatgtgtaaagatatatttatatgtttgtaggcaatttatatgtttatatatgtaagtgtTTAAACGCGTATTATGTATTTGatgttatttctttttctatttcctTAGATGATATCCTGTCCAAAAGAACCAAAACGTATTTTTCagtaacttaaaaaattatgataaagaatatagtcatttttttttttttttttttttacatttttttgttattataatatttttttttttttttctatccaTTTGTCACTTTTGTGTCTACATAATTTAGAAAGAAATATctgaaaggaaaaagaaacaccttaccattttgaaaaaaaaaattaaggagGAGAAATATTTCAAACTATTAGCcgtaattaattaaaataaaagaagaaaaaagaaaacgaaaattttaacacatatatataaatacgtgAATATGATTTCAACAGGATGAAGAAATTAACAGAAAAGAGAAACGTTACTGGAACCTGCCCAACAACACAATAAGCATACAAAATGATTCACTCAGCGCAAGTTCTAGTTCTCTGAGGTATGGAAGAATATGAAGAGACAATATCTgagtatatgcatatatgtttgttcgtatatatatatatatatatacatgcattaacaaacaaatatatatatatacccacacgtacatttatacacatatatgtgctTGTGAATAGTAATGCGGGTATTACTATCAACAAGGTTAATTAAATCTgatattgttaatatttagtacaatttgtttttttcccttttttatgGAATTTTAATAAGATACTCAAATTATatggaggaaaaaaaatatatccatGAAGAATTACCCACTGATGCAATGTTACAATATGATCACTGTATAATGAGTAAAGGATTGGTTAATATGAACGCATTGGACGAGAAGCACAAAAGTGATGATAAGGTTTATGTTCCAAATAATgcaattaagaaaaatataaataatacttctaaaaaaaaaaatgaaaataagaataatggAAAGcataagaatattaaaacTGATTTTAATAGCTCTGAACCATTAAACGTAAAGGACAAAAATAATCAATTGCCGAAAAGGAGTTTTCTTGAAatagctaaaaaaaaatgtgatattaataatataaaatgtgaaATTCCCCAAGAGAAAGAACAAAAGTTATCCATTGGCTCTGGCTCACTTAGCATTAATTTGATAGACTTAATCAATAACAaaacatcaaaaaaaaaaaaaagaaaataaggaattttttaaagaatgtCAAGGTATTACTGTTGTTTCATCTGAAAATAATATCtctatttgtattttaataatttgcatttttaaattaatttttttttttttttttttttccgtaaACGAATAAGTCTATATTTGTACTTATGTAcgtgtatgtaaatatataatattgttacTTCTCAATTGGCTAACTCGCTTTGCTCACGCaagtatttatgtttttcctTATGCCtgtctttttatattttataaataaatatatttttactgtctttttcttttgttttaaaattattagatCCTAACACAGGATACTCATCATGTTTAACCTCATACACCATTTTtcatactattatttttgacATGTATTTTGAATTACAAACAAGgtcttaatttttctttgcCGCATAAAtttctttctatttttctgCTTCTCTCCTTTTATCATAatgttatttgttttttcatacatctgtttttctttatgaatggaatatttaaaagttaTGAATTgcaatttgttttttttttttgttttttttttttattatctgtCTTTTTTGTGTAATGTgttttaaaacatatatacacatatatacacatatatacacttatatatacatatatatacatatacacacatatatacacatatatatacatatatatacatataaatacatatatatgtatgtgtgtgggCGTGTTCGCACGCTATACAACATATGACTTTTTTGTAAAcggtaaaattttaattacatcgagaaaaatttttattttatgtgtaaaacataatatgcaacatattttaatagtaagaaaaaaaaaaaaaaaaaaatgcggAATATTTATGTTTCCCGATAAAAGATACCCAATGCATACTTGAACATCATGTACGTTGCAGCATTAGCCAAATCCTTTTGTCATAGCTGATAAGGAAAACGAATAAATAAGAAGTGCGGTTAAGTGGTTAATAAATACAGAATTAgaggagaaaaaaatggaagacGTTAACTGTTAAAAAATAGGACAAAtgagaattaaaaaaaaaataataaaaaaaatacttatacatatacatatacttatacatatacatatacatatacttatacatatacatatacatatacatatacatatacatatacatatacatatacttatacatatacatatacatatacatatacatatacatatacttatacatatacatatacatatacatatatatatacttatacatatacatatacatatacttatacatatacttatacatatacttatacatatacatatacatatacatatacatatacatatacatatgcttatacatatacatatacatatacttatacatatacatatacatatatatataacagtaTCGCTTATGTATAactatattttcataaatattttcttcgTTCAATGCTAAAAGTATACAGGTCATACCTTTTCAAcggtttataaaaaaaaaaaaaaagcgcaAATCCGGGGTATATAGAATAagaattcatttttatagttAGAGTATATTTCTCcaaatttcataaaattaaaaaaagagaaaaaaaaaaaaaaaaaggtcattatttttatttaaaaaattaaaaaaaacagtaaTTAGTTAAATAATCAAAATCTAAATAACagtataaacaaaaattgtttatattaattttcgAATAAACGTTAAACggtgttatatattatgaagctaaaatataatattacataacTCATAAGTTTAcgtgtgaatatatatacgtatacacaGTACAcatttaattctttaaatCACAACAAAATTCAAGAATGCATGTTCGTAGTAAATGGGAACGAATAcgtgtatattatatatttgttcacGTATAATGGTATGCATGGTAAAAATAGTACACAGTTAGTCCGACTTGccaatattttctaaatgtTTTTTCTCTAAAAAGGCCTGCTTTGAGGCTTCCAATTTATCCTTCAGCtgaatataaaacataatgttattattttccaGCCCTTTTGCAAATGatttttcttcaattttttttccaagtATTGCTATTTTATCATCAAGaagcttaattttttcctcattCGTAAAAGaggaatataatatatgcgCCCTTTGTTTTTGTGTTATATTTTCACCATCTTCCTGAACATTTTCTTCAAACTGTTCTTCATCTTCTCCTAAGAATTCAAATGAATCTTCCACCAATTTTCTGTAAACTTTGTctactttaaaaattttagtatTATCACTTTTTTCGCCCCTTACTTCATACCCTAATTCCTTGTACAAATTACTTGTAGAAATATTACGATTAAATAAATGATCATCAAGAGGGTTATTTtcctctattttttttttaaaatcctCTTCATTTGAGTATACACTTTTTTTCTGCAATTTAGCTAGccagtaaatatttttttttttaatatcagaTTGTCTTTTAAATAGAATAGATTGTgtaacttttttttccagTGATAAACGATCTTTTAAAATagctcttctttttttatcttctaATATTctatttctaatattttctcttctttttcttttatcttcTTTTGTTTGTAACAATAATTTCAGCTGTTTATCTCTCTCTTCATTTGTAACTTCActtaatttatgtaaatattgtGCTCTGTATATTTTACGTAAATCTCTCATTTGTCTTTCCCACATGTATAATTCACATTGATAAGGAGTAATTCCATTATACATCTTATTATACAGTTGTTGATATACACTTTCatttgataataaaaattctaaTCTTCTATCTAACACTTCTTTTGTTACCTTTGGGGCTTTTATTACTTCTaaaattttctctttatttccTGACTTGGCCCTTGGAATTATACGAGGCATACCAATATCACAAAAtaatctttctttttcttttaatctTACTAGCCTTTTTACTGGGTTGCTGAATGGCCCGATTTTTCTCTGTGGTTTTTCTCGTAATTGCGCTCTTTTGAATTTTCCAAATACTCTCATAAATCTCGACGCGTACAAAACCCTTTGAAAGTTATTCATATAACTCATTGTGTTCTCAAGGGGCCTGCTTTGTACTGCAcatgtatttacatatatgtacacaattatacatatatctacatatatatatttatataaacgtGTATCTACTTATATCTACttatatctacatatatatatttatataaacgtGTATCTACTTATATCTACTTATATCTACTTATAACTACTTATATCTACTTATATCTACTTATatctacatatacatacttatatctACATATACCTACTTATATCTACATATACCTactcataaatatttatatacacagAGGTTATGTCATTTGCATGTATACTATATAAGAGTACATTATAGTATACTGAATTATACTGTACCATATGGTGCCATACCTTATTGTACTATAccatattataatatattacacaaTATTATAGGATACTActttgaattatttattaaagagGAATTGCAATTTTTTGTTGATTAACCAGTTAACTCAGTCTCACATCAGTGAGTAATATAATTCACTGTACATAagatatattcatttttttaaaaattataaaaattgtattttctACATTATCATACCATTTTCTGTTATTGTCGGTATATAAGAGTTGTTTCACCATAAGAAGGATGAGCACTCACAATTTTCTTAACTTTTTCAGTTTAAAACTGTTTCCTAAAATTggatgaatttattttttatatatttacatttcgTGGTTAGTGCATTTGTTGTacttgtatatttatatgagaAATATTTTAGCATTCTCAGCGGTGAACGCGcgaatatacatacatataaatgcattaataggtatatatacacacatacatagatatatatatacatacacgaatacatatatgtacatataacaCTAAAgcttgtttttatatatgtaaaatatacgAAAGCCAATAAGTCCTTCTCTtaaatcataatatatataataagctAACTGTAaattagaaatttttttttttttttttatacagtGTATCATATATTCAGTTGCTTAACACTGTGAATAACTAATAAGTCCTTCTTCCGATTTTATCTTCACATATTATTCCTTCCTTACGTCATGTGGTATTGCGCCATCGTACTACTTCATTGTTAAGTCATTACATCGTTATACAAGTACACCTTTACAATATTCCAtctttttgctttatttatttattttttttttttttgaagggAAAATGGTATTGTAAATTTTGTTTCTCATACGTCAAAAAATACATGCACCAATGTACagcattaaaaaaacaaatggaATAACAAGTTTCATATTacacacaaaaaattattgcaaCAAAACAGCTGCACTTTTgcctttaaaaatatttgctcatttatttgtttgttttttcctcGTTTATTCACATCTCCATTTCTTCGCTTCTTCatttattagttttttttttttttttttttttttttttttcttaattatagTGCAATCTTACTTCGGAggtattttcaaaatttccTTATGTTTTAAATGTTTAGGTTGTCTATTTATTAAgatattttaagtatattataaaacaggtaaaaataattttatttcattgtgCATCCttagtttttcttttttcgttttctcattattaaataaagacAAAGACATAGCTGAAGGACATTAAATacttaaaacaaaaaaaaaaaaaaaattaaaaataaaactataaCTATAACTATAACTATAACAATAGCTATAACTAAAACTAAaactaaaattaaaattataaagatgTAACTTTCTGTAAAGAACAAAACTATTCTTTGCATGccgaaaaaacaaattgaaCTGTGCATCATATTAAGATAGTTCtacataattaatatacatataacacATAACACGTAACGCATAAACATAGTATAAAACGCAGGAAGAAGGAGGAATAAATACagtataattatttgtttgaAGTAGTAAAACAGATTAACATATAATCTGCCCCCCTTGAAgcagacaaaaaaaaaaaaaaaaaaagggagaaCAAATATATGCGCAAATAAAGACAcacacataaaataaaaacataataatgaaaaggcTACTTGTACTTTTTGctatttgtattttcataATGTGGACTAATAATGTTAAATCGTCCATATACACAAATTCTAAGAGAAAAAGACATTGgaatttaatgaaaagaaaCAATTTAAACAATGACAACAGAAGTAATTACAGCTTTCTAATGTTACATaaagaaaatgatgaaaaaacaaataatgatagtaataataacacaaagaaagaaaaggaaggagacgataataataacagtaataatagtaataatagcaatagtaataataatagcggTAGTAATAATGTTAGCGGACccgataaaaaaaatgcagaaaGCAATtctaacgaaaaaaaaaatgaggaaaataatgcaaatgaaaaaaaaaacgaggAAAATAATGCAAATGAAAAGAAACAAGAAGAAGATaattcaaatgaaaaaaaaaatgaagaaaatagttctaaacaaacaaatgaatCTTTACCaccagaaaaaaaaattaataaagataatTTATTAGAATATGGTACACATGACAAAGATGGAAATTTT
This window contains:
- a CDS encoding rhoptry associated adhesin, whose translation is MWTNNVKSSIYTNSKRKRHWNLMKRNNLNNDNRSNYSFLMLHKENDEKTNNDSNNNTKKEKEGDDNNNSNNSNNSNSNNNSGSNNVSGPDKKNAESNSNEKKNEENNANEKKNEENNANEKKQEEDNSNEKKNEENSSKQTNESLPPEKKINKDNLLEYGTHDKDGNFIPSYKTLTDEILSINNSLERASNYLKIGCSHILKTLEFIPESKLSTQYIKVDTKNVYLKDISTECQNIFFSIEKLTMTIIVLNSKLNKFIYVSDK